The genomic window TCGCCCGTTTCCGTTGCACCGGAAGCGGGTTTATTTTTTGTTTTTAAGGAGTCTTTTTTCTTATAGTTATTTGTTTTTTAGTTGTGTAATTTATTTTTAGGTTTTTCAAATAGGCAATACTTTCTAATACATTCTCTAGTTTTTCATCTTTAAACTTTCCAGAAATAGTAAGGTTGTTTAATTCTGGATCTTCTATTGCAATATCTACATTGTACCAGTTCTCAATAATCTTAACGGTTTCAGAAAGTTTCGTGTTTTTAAGCATGATGGTATTACTGATCCAGGCGATTTTATCTTTACTGTTTTCTTCAGAAATCTGCAAATCTGAATTCTTTATCAAATCGGCCTGCTGATTTTTGGTAATCTGCACTTTTTTTCCAGTGGGTGACGTGACTTCCACTTTTCCTGTAATAACGCTTACTTTGGTGTCGTGATGATTGTATGAATTAATGTCAAATGAAGTTCCGAGCACTCTAACTTTTACGTCGTGCGTCTGTACAATAAAAGGGCGTTTTACATCTCTAAAAACTTTAAAATAAGCCTGTCCTACCAGTTTAATATTTCTTGTAGTTTCAAATTCCTCCGGATACGTAATGCTGCTGTTTGAGTTTAGCACAATAACACTTCCGTCTTCAAGAAAAATTTCTTTCTTTTCTCCTTTGGCAGCAATTTGGGTAATTGTTGCAGGTTTGAAAATAAACTTAGCTGCAGTAAATGCAATGGTAAGTCCGGCAACTAAAACCGCTGCGATTTTCAACACTTTTCGGAATACATGTTTTTTGGGTTGTACCTGCAGTTCTAAAAGTATCTTATTGAAAATTACATCCCCTTTTTCATCAGATATTTCTATATCTGATGATTGATCCTGCATCTTATCAAAAAATGATTCAACGGCCATTTTTTCTTCAGGCGAGCAGCTGCCTTCTTCGTATTTTTTTGCCAATTGCAAAAAGGTTTCTTTTTTCAAAATATGCGCTTTTATAGACAAGTCACATTTTTTGAATCGAACAAGTAGTCGAAAATGCAGGCTTAACGTTTTCTTAAAACCAGTGTTTTTTAGTTAACATAAAAGAACGCTGCCCAATAAAAAAGAAGATAATTATAAGATGCATTGTTTAAGCGAAGCTGCTTAAGAGCATTGCTGATATGTTTCTCTACAGTGTGAATAGAAAGATTCAGTTTTGCCGCAATTTCAGCATTTGTAAAATGATCCATACGGCTGAGCAGAAAAACCTCTCTACATTTTGGAGTCAGTTTATTGATCTGCTCGTTGATATTTCTCTCCAAATCAATATATTCTAAATCGTTTATGGTCAAGCTTGGATCTGGAATACTCTCTATTATTTCAATATGCTTCTGATCAAATTTTAAGTTTCGAATCTGATTGGCGATTTTATATTTTACCGCTCTAAAAAGATAAGCTTCAAGATTAAGTATTACAGTGCTAGAGGCGTTTTTCCAAAGACTTATAAAGATTTCTTGCACAATATCTTCACAGATTGCTTCGTCTTTATAGATTTTAAAAGCATACAAATAAAGCTTTTTCCAATATCGGTTGAAAATAACTGAAAACGCGATGTCATTTCCTTCAAAAATTAATTTCTGAAGTTCATCGTCCGGCATTTTCAAAAGATCTTTTTCCATGAGAGATTAAAAAAGCAAATGAAAAGCAACAGACAAAAAATACCTAAGAAGTTAATTTAACTTTGTGTTAAATTAGCTATCTATAAATTTTATTCGTAATAGAGACGGTTTTACCATAAAATTTTAAAATAATTGTTTTATAAAATCAATTCATAATAAAACGAAATTAAAACGCCTCATTATTAAAATGAGGCGTATTTAACTTTTTAGAATTTGTCTGTTAGGGCTTTATTCAAAAAAGTCCTATTTATGGCATTACTTTATTTCCCGATACAGAAATTAACTTTCCTTATTTTATAATACCTAAGTAATACCGAGGTACAAATAAGGTACAAATTTTACAAAATAAAGTCTTACAAAAGACATCGTTTGTGTTGTGCCCAATAATTTGGCAAATAATCGGATTTTCAGAAGAACATTTTATTGTCAGTAGTTAAGCAAATATAGAATAATAATATCGTTATATTCCCACAAATATTAATTAAAAAAATATCCAGCACATTCTAAAATTTTGAATCTCTTTAATTCTATAATATCCTATCGTTAAAATAGTAATAAATCATCTAGTTCACTTAAAAAAGATATTCACTTTATAATCAGAATAGTAGGATATTATACTTAAACCTTTACTGCAGGCCAATAAAAATTGAGCCTGATGCCAAAGAGGCATCAGGCTTACTTCTACAGCTAAATATCAATGCTATAAAACTGCTTTATTGGGTGCAGTCTAAAATTTTAAGCTTTAACATTCCTCATCAGATTTTCAATTCTGGAAGGTGAAATTTCAGGATTTGCTCCTGGCGCTTCAGCTACAAGCGCTCCAACAGCACACGCAAAATCAATTGCATCCTGCGGTGTTTTATGGGTAAGCAACGATGTGATTAAAGCTGCGAGAAAGGAATCCCCTGCTCCAACCGTATCAGATACTCTAACAGGATATCCGCCATTCTGATAAAGCTCTCCTTCCCACATTAATAGGGCTCCGTGTTTTCCTTTAGTGACACACATCGCATGCACCTTGTTTTTCTCTGCAATAAAACGCATGTTTTCTTCCAAGCCTGTAAAAGGAGAATCCATAGTCGCCGCTATCTCAAGCAATTCCTCATCATTGAACTTAATAAAATCAGCAGAATCCATTAATTCCTGCAGAATTTCATAGCAATAGTGCGGTTTTCTTAAATTGACATCGAAGACCTTATAGGCCGCTGAAGGCAGCAGCTCTTTTAACGTTTTTCTTGAAACATCGTCTCGACAGACCAAACTTCCGTATATCAATACATCAGCTGTTTTTACTGCTGCTTTTGCCGAATCATTCGATTCAATTTTATCCCAGGCAGACGGATAGCTGATTTCATAACTTGCCGATCCGCGCTCATTTAAGGTAACATTAACCAAACCTGTTGGAAAATCTTCAGAAACTGCAATTGTATCTGTTTCAAGCCCCAGTTTTTTCACTTGATCCTTTATTGATACTCCATCTTCATCATTTCCCACACAGCTTATCATGGCCACCTCGCATCCCAGCGTTTTCATTCGCAGGGCTACATTCAATGGAGCTCCCCCAATCTTTTTTTCATTGCCAAAAACATCCCAAAGCACCTCTCCGTATGCCACTGCCTTAAGGCTTTTTCCGTTATTCATTCTAAAATTATTTTACTATTATTTTTTTATTCTGGCTGCGTTACCTGAAGATTTGATATCGTGCTTGATTGCCCTTCAGCAATAATGCCCCATTTATTTTGGTCTCTTCCGTAAACACGGTTGGTGAGCGCTGCTTTTCCGTTAATGTAAACTACTACAACACTTCCTTCGGCAACTATTTCAACATCATATTTTACATTTGTCTGAAATGCAAATGGCAAACGAGTAACTTCCTGCGAAGCCGAATTATAACCGCTTATCCTTCCGTTAGCAATATCCAAAATCACTTTATAATAGCTTCCTGTATCATTGGTATGAAAAACAAATCCCGTTGTTCCTGAAGCTTTTGCTAAAGCAACTTCTGCCTTTATTTTAACTTTCTTGCCAATGCTTTTAAAAGTTACCATCGCTTTTTCTGTTTCTCCGGACAATGAATAAGTTCCATTATTAGCTGCTGCATTAGAAGTAATTGCATCTACTTCTGCAGTTCTACTCTTTTTAGAAAACAAATCCTTAACTGATTTCGGCGATTGCGTTCCTAAAGTTCCATCTGAATTCTGAATCAATTCATGAATGACCATATTTCCTGCCCAATCTTTATTTCCTAAATCATTCTCAGGCGTTTTTCTGGCATTCCATCCAAAAACATATCTTTTATTCCCGTCAGAAGCTGTTTTTCCTGCATAAAAATACTCTCCATCGATTCTGTCATTTTCTGGTTTTGTCCATGGGCCATTTATTGATGATGAAATTCGATAATGCGTTCCTTTATTACCGCTCCAATTCTCAGAAAAGATCAGATACCAGTAAGTCCCCATTTTAAAAATATCTGCACATTCCATCATCAGGTAATTATCTTCAGGAGCTGTGGTGTAAAGCGGAGCCTGAACATCCCATTTTCCAGATGCCGGATCAGCGCTTGTAAAATGCAGCAGAACGGCTTTTCTTCCCGGTTCTGTCTGCGTGCTTACCAGCATTGAATATTTCTTCAATTCGTCATTGTAAAACACATGCGGATCTCTAAAATCATAATTATAATAGCCCGCTGGAGCTGTAATTTTAAAGGACGGAACTTTTGTCCATTTTTTCAGATCACTGCTAGTTGCGCACAAAACGCTTTCTCTGGCATTCAACTGAACGAAAGCCGGATTTTCATTGTGGCCAGTGTAATAAAAGTAATAAAGGCTGCCTACTTTGACAACTGATCCTGTGCCAACGGCAAAATCAGGTTCAAGAGCTGTACCGTACGGAATGGTTTGGCCTTCATAAGTAAAATGCGCCAGATCTGTACTCTGATATTCATGAATGTCATGAAATCCTTTTCCTGCCGGCTTATTTTGCGCATCATGCAGAAAATAAATATGGAATTTTCCGTTGTCAAAAAAAGGCATGACATCTCCCGTATAGCCCGCGCTGTAATACGGATCGTTTGCGCCCATCCACTGCGCCGGCGGAACAGGAAAAACACTCGAAATTTCAGAATTTCCCCCCGAAATTGAGCCTCCAATATACGTTTCATCCTGACTGCACGAAACCAGCGAAAAGAAAAGCGAAGCGATTGTGATTATATTTTTATTTTTCATTTTAATAAAATTCTTAAATGGATTATTTTACCGCTAGATAATTGATGCTGTTTTGCGTCAATAGTCTGATGTTTGTTATAAACTCATTAGCCTGGCTTGGCACTCCGCTGCTATTGGTTTCATTATACCAATCGTAAGCCCCCATGGAGATAACAATTACATTTTTATTGGCGCTTGCATTTGGAAACTCAGCAATTGTAACCCTTCCGTCCAATGCATTATCCCAAGCTTCACTGGCCAGATTGGTTCCTCCTGTCTGATTTCTCCATCCTTCTCCATTATTATATCCGCCCCATTCCGGTAAAAACCACCAAGCCGTATGATTTAATCTGAATGTGCCGCTTTGCAATAAATTGGCTTTTCCTGCTTCGAAAGTGATTAAGCCCTGAAATATTGGATGGTTTTCGTGGCCTACAAACGACATTCCCCAAGAATTTCCGTCTACAAATCCATTTGGAGGGAAATCGCCAAAAACATTATTCGGTCCTTTTCCTGATGGAACAATTCCTAAAGCATCGACATATTGCGAAGCAAAAGAAGTCAGCAGCAGATTTCCCTCATTTGTTCTGAAGTTTTTCAATGCATTGGTAACTGCGGGATTATAAGCCACCGAAGGCAGGTTTGCAGCCGAATCAAAGTGCCACCATATCACATCGATATCGCTTAAATCTGCACCATTTTGTATACTTTCAAAAGAAATATATTTTGCTCCTGAAAAAGTATCAAAAAGCCAATTTGAAGCTGTTATTTCGTCCATGTTGGTTATTCCAGACCTTGTAGCGGCAGTTCCTAAAAA from Flavobacterium sp. KACC 22763 includes these protein-coding regions:
- a CDS encoding FecR family protein, with amino-acid sequence MKKETFLQLAKKYEEGSCSPEEKMAVESFFDKMQDQSSDIEISDEKGDVIFNKILLELQVQPKKHVFRKVLKIAAVLVAGLTIAFTAAKFIFKPATITQIAAKGEKKEIFLEDGSVIVLNSNSSITYPEEFETTRNIKLVGQAYFKVFRDVKRPFIVQTHDVKVRVLGTSFDINSYNHHDTKVSVITGKVEVTSPTGKKVQITKNQQADLIKNSDLQISEENSKDKIAWISNTIMLKNTKLSETVKIIENWYNVDIAIEDPELNNLTISGKFKDEKLENVLESIAYLKNLKINYTTKKQITIRKKTP
- a CDS encoding RNA polymerase sigma-70 factor, encoding MEKDLLKMPDDELQKLIFEGNDIAFSVIFNRYWKKLYLYAFKIYKDEAICEDIVQEIFISLWKNASSTVILNLEAYLFRAVKYKIANQIRNLKFDQKHIEIIESIPDPSLTINDLEYIDLERNINEQINKLTPKCREVFLLSRMDHFTNAEIAAKLNLSIHTVEKHISNALKQLRLNNASYNYLLFYWAAFFYVN
- a CDS encoding carbohydrate kinase family protein, with product MNNGKSLKAVAYGEVLWDVFGNEKKIGGAPLNVALRMKTLGCEVAMISCVGNDEDGVSIKDQVKKLGLETDTIAVSEDFPTGLVNVTLNERGSASYEISYPSAWDKIESNDSAKAAVKTADVLIYGSLVCRDDVSRKTLKELLPSAAYKVFDVNLRKPHYCYEILQELMDSADFIKFNDEELLEIAATMDSPFTGLEENMRFIAEKNKVHAMCVTKGKHGALLMWEGELYQNGGYPVRVSDTVGAGDSFLAALITSLLTHKTPQDAIDFACAVGALVAEAPGANPEISPSRIENLMRNVKA
- a CDS encoding glycoside hydrolase family 32 protein, with translation MKNKNIITIASLFFSLVSCSQDETYIGGSISGGNSEISSVFPVPPAQWMGANDPYYSAGYTGDVMPFFDNGKFHIYFLHDAQNKPAGKGFHDIHEYQSTDLAHFTYEGQTIPYGTALEPDFAVGTGSVVKVGSLYYFYYTGHNENPAFVQLNARESVLCATSSDLKKWTKVPSFKITAPAGYYNYDFRDPHVFYNDELKKYSMLVSTQTEPGRKAVLLHFTSADPASGKWDVQAPLYTTAPEDNYLMMECADIFKMGTYWYLIFSENWSGNKGTHYRISSSINGPWTKPENDRIDGEYFYAGKTASDGNKRYVFGWNARKTPENDLGNKDWAGNMVIHELIQNSDGTLGTQSPKSVKDLFSKKSRTAEVDAITSNAAANNGTYSLSGETEKAMVTFKSIGKKVKIKAEVALAKASGTTGFVFHTNDTGSYYKVILDIANGRISGYNSASQEVTRLPFAFQTNVKYDVEIVAEGSVVVVYINGKAALTNRVYGRDQNKWGIIAEGQSSTISNLQVTQPE
- a CDS encoding DUF4960 domain-containing protein is translated as MKKALNKYWTKVSMALAMIFMITACENGFETGGFDVSSPSNVLSFKLNGVSGSIDQVTGKISVTMPYGSDITAIKPEVVFAEGATSNPELNSALNFTNPVKFRVVNGNLYKDYTVTTTVLSPIKSFTINGVAATVNDISKTINMTLPENTDLTALKPEIETTDGVTISPASGAAIDFTNAVTFVITSKGKSVNYTANVGVPAAGLTVAFLGTAATRSGITNMDEITASNWLFDTFSGAKYISFESIQNGADLSDIDVIWWHFDSAANLPSVAYNPAVTNALKNFRTNEGNLLLTSFASQYVDALGIVPSGKGPNNVFGDFPPNGFVDGNSWGMSFVGHENHPIFQGLITFEAGKANLLQSGTFRLNHTAWWFLPEWGGYNNGEGWRNQTGGTNLASEAWDNALDGRVTIAEFPNASANKNVIVISMGAYDWYNETNSSGVPSQANEFITNIRLLTQNSINYLAVK